The Argentina anserina chromosome 5, drPotAnse1.1, whole genome shotgun sequence genome includes the window TTTTTTGATTCTATTGGAAGCTAGGAAGGTGGTTTGACCTGGAAAAAAAATCTCGAAGAGGATGATGTGTTCGGATCTTAGTCCTCCTCGAATATCTTTTTCTCATGATCTTAGCCAAGCAGATGCGAAACCCAGAAGGGATGCTTCACTGCTGGACATGAACTGTGATTTTGAGTTCAGCATTAGCAGAAGTTTCAGGCAAGATGAGCCTTCTTCAGCAGATGAGCTTTTCTCCCATGGAATCATCAAACCTATGCAACCCAGAGAGAGATCATCAGTTGAGGAAGCCAGGCACCTTTattctcttcctcctctctcAAGTCAGAATCCAAAGAAAGAGACCACCAGGAAGGACAACAATGTCAGTTCACAGTTCATGGATGTGAACAGTCCTGAACATTTGGACCAGAACAACAGCAAGCCTCAGTCCAAGTCCTTCTGGGGGTTCAAGAGAAGCAGCAGCCTCAACCAAGAGAACAAGAAGAGTCTACTTTGTTCATTACCAGAGTTCTTGAGAAGAAGCAACTCAACAGGGTCAGCTCCAAATCCAAAGAAGTCTACAATATACAAGGATTCTCAAGCTCAAGCAGCTCAACAGAAAAGGCAGTcgtcctcatcatcatcaggtTTTATGTCAAAGTCATCGTCAACATCGTCGTCGTCTTCTTCAAGTCAACACCGAATGTTACCAAGGCCGCCATCAAGGAAAGGTCATGGAGGAACATCTAACTACGGCAATGGTGTTCGGATTAGTCCTGTGTTAAATGTACCATCACCTTACATATCTAAAGGAACTGCAAAGCTCTTCCGTTTGAGTTCTTTTCTATACCCTGAAGGAAAGGAGAAGATGCAAAAGAAATGAGTTTGGTTTTCTCACTTGTGCTCCATGTTTAACCAAATCTTCTGAGTTCTCTGGGGTAAATGGTATTATTGTAAAGAAATTGGACATCTGCAGCAGTTCCATTAAACTAAGGAGACCAGGTAGCTTTTTTTCAGGGATTGTCCTCATTGGTTATGTTTATTCACAAACTCTCAAGGTGCTTTTGGTTCATACCTGAACTAGCTGTTCATCATTCTGTTTTTTCATGAGAGAGACCATTTGCTTAGCTAGCTGACCTTTTCTTTTGCTTGTAATTATGAGTCAGTTGGGATTTTCTTAAATATTTTGATTGAAGAAAAAGGGGAGAGAGTTGGTTAGTTTCATGTGGTGGGTTTGAAATTAAGCAAATCTAGTATTAAAAAAGCCTGAAGCTTTAGATTTCTTGTCTGGATTAACTTTAGTCTAATCAAGGAGCTACGTGTTCAATCCGCCATGAAActggtttttcttttatattggGGTCAAGCAAGCTTGGCTTGATGCCTTCTCCCCTATAATGTGCCAAAGATATGAGGTTGCCTTGATAAGGTATCTGATGGTGACTTGTTTCTGGTGGTGTGATGGATCAGCACTACCCTGATTTCAAGTGTCAATTTGATGATATGATACTATTTACTGTATCCCATTTGCATTTCTTGCTCCCAGAACAGCTACAAGGTAGAGGTTGGCACCGGAAAATCAGAGCAATTTCCACTTGAAACTCGCATTCCAATTTtccttgtgtttttttttccttcatgtTTAGATGACTAGGGCTATTGGTAATGTCATGAGTCATGACCTGGTTTAAAACATGAAGTCCATCATCTGGAAAACATGATAACAGCAATCTCATTATGAATGATGGATCTCACAAATAACTTGATTCATACGCAAGCACAATACCATGTTGATGGGTACGAATTTATGTCTCTGACGAGTCCGTAACTTCATTAGCGTgcttgacttttttttaagcCAATGGCTACACCTACATAGTGCATTGCCATGATGACAGAGGTCAAGTCTTTCAGGAACATTGCCAGCTCACTTTTTTTGGCCAATGAAAGCATTAAGCAAAGGTAAAGCAAAACCCACCAAAGAAGATAATATGGAATTGACAGCATAAACAAATTTTAAGGCAAtgtaatcaaaataaaacaaaagaggGAAGAGAGGAGCTAAGATTTACAGATGTCTGAAAAAGGGACTAATTTCTATACAGAAGGCACTTGAATATGCTCTATTACATCCCCTCTGTCTATAATACGTGTAAATGAATCATGAAACCAAGGCAAGATGGTATCTACCAGGATTCTACAAAATTGATGTATACGGGGCTAACAAGCCCTTCATCAGCTTTTGAAAGAGAGAAAACCAGTTCTCTGGTTTGCTGGAAAATTGAATTGCCTAACAAGTATCTACAAACTAATGAGTATAGATTTGCCGAAGAAAGAAAACCTCTTTGTCAGTGTGACATAGGACAGTCGGTATCTGTTGCCTCACCCTTGATCACCCGGGTGTTGTATGATCCACAGTTACCGCACTTGTGATATAGCCAGTGAAATCGTGAGGTGCCCTTTCGATCACAATCATTACATAGGATGTCCTAAATTGGAAAAGTACATTTATGGTTATAGTAGATTAATCATTATAACATTGCTCTATTCTGGGCAAATTGATGGATGTGCACATATCGGGTGCTAAATCATGCAAATGTGTAGGGAAATGGCAAAATAAACTTTATCCATATCACAGCATCCATTATTCGCATTAAAATAAGGTGACCAATGTTTACGTCAAATTGATATGGCAATGCATTAATCACTATAATAAATTACATAAGGATGGTACCTGACAACGGTTCTGGTATTCCTCTGGAAGCTGCTCCGCAGCCAATAACGCATCAAGCATGCCAAAGTAAACCTATTTATGGTATAACAATTCAGAAATTTAAAGATGTACAGATAATAcgatgagagagagaaaagaaaacaaagatgtCCACTTACAGCCATGTCTCCCAGGGACTTGCTACAAATTGGACAAGTATAGTGACTGCAAGTGTAGGCCTAACAAAACAACAAGATGGAAGTTCAGACTTGCTCTCTTTCAGATAAAAATTTCAGGAGAAAGATtacgttaaaaaaaaaaaggtttagaGAGTGCAAGAGACCTGAAAGCAAGCTGAATGCATGTAATGGCCACATGGCAGAGCCCTAACTGTTGCACTTGATGTGAACAAGAAATCACAGCAGATAGGGCAATTCGTTTCTAAACTTTTCTCCAGGCATTTGTGGTTCACCAACTTTATTCCCAGGCAACAATTGCATGTCATGCAATGAAAATAGTCGATTCCAAGACCCTTCCCAAGGCGGCATAAATTGCAAAATGGGCAATGATATACAGTCCTGGAAGACAAACATTAGCCATAAGTCAAAAGCTGCCTATAGCCTCAGTATGTGTGTgcttatatagttatatagcAACTTACAGTTAAACCCAGTTGAATATCATGCAAACATATTGCTAAAAAGGGGAAATTCATATGAATGTCCAAAGAAGCCGTATCTACTTAGCTATGAAATTTATACCATCTCATGTCAAAAATCATCATTGAGTATTTTGCAACATCTTTGGTCCtattaaattacatatatgCCGTCTTTCCATCAAGTCAGCTTCTAAGCCTAACTATTTTCGTTTGCAAATCCCCTAAATGATTCCCAATTTAATGGATCACGAAAAGcaagagaaataaaaataaaagacatATTGGGTCCAGTAAATTGTAGTGAACAAGAATTAAGTCAATTAAGCTTCAAAAATTTCAAGAGTTTTCTGTAGCGAATATCTGAGCTTGAATACACTTTCTCCTCAGAAAGGGAAGGAGTTGCACTTGGAAAATTTGTGGTGTTCAAGTCAAACATGGATAATGAAAAGATATCTAAatgaaaacacacacacacacaatattggcattaaaattgaaaaacttACATAATATTAAATAAGTCCTATCTATACCTTTCATCATCGAAAAATTTGCAGATATTGCAGTAATACTTTGCCATAGATAGTTCATTGCATGAAGATGTAGAACATATTGGTCCAACTGGCTGAATATTAAGGCAACACATGCACATCATTTCCAATGTTGCTTTcctatagaaaaaaaaatcagagatattaacagaaaaaatgaaagaaaaaaaaagacagcAAGAACATCAGATACATGATAACCCAACTCGAAATGCAAGTGTTAATAGTAGAATCTTACCTAT containing:
- the LOC126794521 gene encoding uncharacterized protein LOC126794521 — encoded protein: MMCSDLSPPRISFSHDLSQADAKPRRDASLLDMNCDFEFSISRSFRQDEPSSADELFSHGIIKPMQPRERSSVEEARHLYSLPPLSSQNPKKETTRKDNNVSSQFMDVNSPEHLDQNNSKPQSKSFWGFKRSSSLNQENKKSLLCSLPEFLRRSNSTGSAPNPKKSTIYKDSQAQAAQQKRQSSSSSSGFMSKSSSTSSSSSSSQHRMLPRPPSRKGHGGTSNYGNGVRISPVLNVPSPYISKGTAKLFRLSSFLYPEGKEKMQKK